A stretch of DNA from Staphylococcus sp. KG4-3:
AGAAAATAATGAAGACAAGGCGATTTTAAACAGTGATGTTATTAGGCATCTTGATAACCCTTATGATAAACAAGGTGGCTTATCCATTTTATACGGTAATATAGCGCCAAAGGGTGCAGTTATAAAAGTTGGTGGAGTTGACCCATCTATTAAAGTATTTAAAGGTAAAGCAATTTGTTTTGATTCACACGATGAAGCAGTTGAAGCAATTGATAATCATATTGTTCGTGAAGGTCATGTAGTTGTTATTAGATACGAAGGCCCTAAAGGTGGTCCTGGAATGCCAGAAATGTTAGCCCCTACTTCCTCAATTGTAGGTAGAGGATTAGGTAAAGATGTAGCTTTAATAACAGATGGCCGTTTCTCAGGAGCAACACGTGGTATCGCAGTAGGTCATGTATCTCCAGAAGCGGCTTCAGGTGGCCCAATTGGACTCATCAAAGATGGTGATGAAATTACAATTGATTTAACAAATAGAACCTTAGACGTTGAAGTATCAACTGAAACATTAGAAGCTAGAAAACAAGATTTAAAACCATTTAAAGCAAAAGTAAAAACAGGTTATCTTGCACGTTACACTGCTTTAGTAACAAGCGCTAATACAGGCGGAATCATGCAAGTACCAGAAAATCTAATTTAAGGAGTGAGCACTATGTCTAGACAAACTGAAACGCTTGAACAAGAAATGTCAGAAAATTTTGATTATTTAGAAGCCGCTGAAACTGTTGAACCTGAAGTTGAATTAGAACAAGAAACAATAGATGAAATGAAATCTGGTTCAGAATTGCTCGTTGAATCTCTTGCAAATGAAAAAGTAGATTTTATATTTGGATACCCTGGTGGTGCGGTTCTTCCGCTTTATGACACTTTTTATGAAGGTAAAATCAAGCATATTCTAGCAAGACATGAACAAGGTGCTACTCATGCAGCAGAAGGTTATGCACGTGTATCAGGCAATACTGGTGTAGTTGTTGTAACAAGTGGTCCAGGGGCAACAAATGCTATCACTGGTATCGCTGATGCTTATAGTGACTCGTTACCTTTGGTAGTAATCACTGGACAAGTAGCAACACCAGGCATAGGTAAAGATGCCTTCCAAGAAGCAGATTTACTTTCTATGACAACACCAATAACAAAACATAACTACCAAGTAAAAAATGTTAATGACATTCCTAAAATAATCCATGAAGCTTTCTATATCGCTAATAGTGGTAGAAAAGGCCCTGTCGTTATCGATTTTCCTAAAGATATGGGTATTTTATCAACTAACGCTCAAACCACAAACGAAATAGAATTACCAGGTTATACAGTGCCAAATCAACCAGCAAAGGAAGACATACAAAAACTTCGTGATTATTTAAAAAGCTCTAAAAAACCCGTTGTTCTTTCTGGTGCAGGCATTAACCATGCAAAAGCAAATGATGTATTTACTGAATTTATAAATAGACATCAATTACCAGTAGTTAGTACATTACTTGGTCTTGGTGCAATACCATATGAAAACCCCTATTTCTTGGGTATGGGCGGTATGCACGGATCATACGCCAGTAATATGGCATTAACTGAATGTGATTTACTCATCAACTTTGGTAGCCGCTTTGATGACCGTTTAGCTAGTAATCCAGATGAATTTGCGCCAAATGCTAAAATCGTTCACGTAGACATCGATCCATCAGAAATTAATAAAATAATCAAAGTAGATTTAGGCATTGTTGCAGATTGTAAAGCTACATTAGAGGCACTATTAGATTTTGATAGCTATTCAATTAAACATGGATCATGGTTAGAAACTTGTAACGAAAACAAAGTAAATCAACCTTTTGCCTATCAAGAAGATGAGCAAGGTGTTTTCTCCAAACCGCAACGTACAATTGAGTATATAGGTGAAATCACAAATGGAGATGCAATCGTAACAACTGATGTGGGTCAACATCAAATGTGGGTTGCTCAGTACTACCCATTCAAAGACCACGGGCAACTTGTAACAAGTGGTGGTTTAGGAACAATGGGGTTTGGTATCCCTGCTGCTATTGGAGCAAAACTTGCAGAACCTGATAAAACGGTTATTTGCTTTGTAGGCGATGGTGGTTTCCAAATGACCAACCAAGAAATGGCAATTTTAGAAGAATACAATCTTGATATAAAAATTGTAATTGTTAATAACGGTACGCTAGGTATGGTTAAACAATGGCAAGATAAGTTTTTCAATAAACGTTTCTCACATTCAGTATTTAATGGTCAACCGAACTTTTTAAAAATCGCTGAAGCATATAATGTCAAAGGATATATCGTTGATGATCCTGCACAATTAGAACAACAAATTGATGCGGCTTTCCAACATGATGGACCAGCACTAATAGATGTTCGTATTTCACCAATCGAACCAGTAACTCCTATGGTACCAAGTGGTAAAGCCAACCATGAGATGGAGGGACTATTATGAGAAGGACATTTAGAACTAAGGTAAGAGATAAAGCTGGTACATTAAATAGATTAACGAGTATTTTTGTTCGTAGACAATTTAACATCGTTACACTCTCTGCGACACCTACATTAGAGGAAGGTATATCTGATATAACTTTTGTAGCAGAAGTACCAGATACAGATGTATTACGTAATTTATTACAACAACTTGAAAAGCAAATTAACATCATAGATGTTGAAGATATTACCGAAACCAATACTTACAATAGAGAATTAGTATTGGTGAAATTACAAAAACCAATAAATCAACAAGACTTACAAAAAGTAATCAAACCTTATGATGCGCTAGTCTCTATATTGAAAAATGAAGATGAGTATACTTATCTTCAAGCTTCAGGCCCACAATATACGATGGATAATTTATTAGATGATCTATCATCATATAAAATTGAACAAGTTTCAAGAACTGGTTCAGCAGCTTTAGTATAGTTTTGAAACAACAATAACTAAATTTTAAAAAACATGGAGGATTTTATTATGACAACAGTTTATTATGACCAATCAGTAACGAAAGACGCTTTACAAGGTAAAAAAATAGCAGTCTTAGGCTATGGATCTCAAGGACACGCCCACGCTCAAAATTTAAAAGACAACGGTTATGACGTAATTATCGGTATCAGACATGGACGTTCTTTTGATAAAGCAAAAGATGACGGCTTCGAAGTATATCCTGTAAATGAAGCAGCAAAACAAGCTGATGTTATCATGGTACTTTTACCAGATGAAATCCAAGGACAAGTATATAAAGAAGAAGTTGCACCTAATTTAGAACCTAATAATGCATTAGTATTCGCTCATGGATTTAATATTCATTTCGGTGTTATCCAACCACCAGAAGACGTTGATGTATTCTTAGTTGCACCAAAAGGACCAGGACATTTAGTGCGTCGTACATTCGCTGAAGGCAGCGCAGTCCCTGCCCTATTCGCCGTTGAACAAGATGCTAGTGGTGAAGCCACTGATTTAGCATTAAGTTATGCCAAAGGTATCGGTGCTACACGTGCTGGTGTATTAGAAACTTCATTTAAAGAAGAAACTGAAACTGATTTATTTGGTGAACAAGCAGTTTTATGTGGTGGAACTACTAAATTAATTCAATCTGGTTTTGAAACATTAGTAGAAGCGGGTTATCAACCTGAAATTGCTTACTTCGAAGTGTTACATGAAATGAAACTTATCGTTGATCTAATGTATGAAGGCGGAATGGAAAACATGCGCTATTCAATTTCTAATACAGCAGAATTTGGCGACTATGTTTCTGGCCCACGTGTTATCACTCCAGATGTAAAAGATAATATGAAAGCTGTACTAGAAGATATTCAAAAAGGAAACTTCAGTGATCGCTTTATTAAAGATAATGAAAATAACTTTGAAGAATTCCATAAATTACGTGAAGAGCAACATGGACATCAAATCGAAGCAGTTGGTAGAGATCTTCGTGAAATGATGCCATTCATTAAATCTAAAAGTATTGAAAAATAAATAGACACTAAATTTATTAACTCGTGGTAAGAAGAATCTCATTAGGTATAATCATACTATAGTTTTCCCCTCTTTGAGATTCTTTAATACTTACGACTTAATAATTGTGTCTAAAATTTAGTAATAGGAGATGTTGAAAATGAGTAGCCATATTCAAATTTTTGATACAACACTTAGAGACGGTGAACAAACACCTGGAGTAAACTTTTCATTCGATGAAAGATTGAAGATAGCAAAACAATTGGAAAAATGGGGCGTCGATATTATAGAAGCAGGTTTTCCTGCATCAAGTACTGGTAGTTTCAAATCTGTTGAAGCAATATCTAGAGCATTAACTACAACTGCAGTTTGTGGATTAGCACGTTGTGTAAAGAAAGATATAGATGCTGTATATGAAGCGACAAAAGAAGCTGCAATACCGAGAATTCATGTTTTTATAGCGACTAGTCCAATACACCGAGATTCAAAATTAATGATGTCTAAAGAAGAAGTATTAGCTTCAATCAAAGAACATGTATCTTATGCGAAACAATACTTTGATGTCGTTCAATTTTCACCTGAAGATGCTACAAGAACAGAACCATCATTTTTAATCGAATGTGTTCAAACAGCTGTAGACGCCGGAGCCAGTGTTATCAACATACCTGATACTGTAGGATTCAGTTATCCTAAAGAATATGGCCAAATTTTCAAAACACTGCAAGAATCAATAACAACGAATCATGAAGTAATTTACAGTGCGCATTGTCATGATGACCTTGGACTTGCTGTTGCCAATAGTATGGCAGCAATTGAAAATGGTGCAAAACGCATCGAAGGTACATTAAATGGTATTGGGGAACGTGCAGGTAATACAGCTCTCGAGGAAGTTGCTCTCGGCCTTTACGTTCGACAAGATCATTACAATAATCAGACAAAAATCAACCTAGAAGAAACCAAACAAACTTCAGATTTAATTGCAAGATTTGCGGGTATTCGAGTTCCTAGAAATAAAGCTATTGTCGGGCAAAATGCATTCAGTCATGAATCTGGGATTCATCAAGATGGCGTTCTGAAAAATCCAGAAACATATGAAATTATGACTCCACAACTAGTTGGTGTGAAAACAACTGAACTACCTCTTGGTAAACTATCAGGTAAACATGCCTTTGCAGAAAAACTGACAGCTTTAGGATACGATGTAGAGCCTGAAGATCAAAAAGCTTTATTTAAACAGTTTAAAACAATTGCAGATAAGAAAAAATCAGTCACAGATCGTGATATTCATGCATTAATTCAAGGCACAGAGCATGAACAAAATGCTATATATAAAGTGGAAACGTTACAGTTACAATTTGTATCTAACGGACTACAAAGTGCCGTTGTCGTCATTAAAGATAAAGATGGTAATACTTAT
This window harbors:
- the ilvB gene encoding biosynthetic-type acetolactate synthase large subunit, giving the protein MSRQTETLEQEMSENFDYLEAAETVEPEVELEQETIDEMKSGSELLVESLANEKVDFIFGYPGGAVLPLYDTFYEGKIKHILARHEQGATHAAEGYARVSGNTGVVVVTSGPGATNAITGIADAYSDSLPLVVITGQVATPGIGKDAFQEADLLSMTTPITKHNYQVKNVNDIPKIIHEAFYIANSGRKGPVVIDFPKDMGILSTNAQTTNEIELPGYTVPNQPAKEDIQKLRDYLKSSKKPVVLSGAGINHAKANDVFTEFINRHQLPVVSTLLGLGAIPYENPYFLGMGGMHGSYASNMALTECDLLINFGSRFDDRLASNPDEFAPNAKIVHVDIDPSEINKIIKVDLGIVADCKATLEALLDFDSYSIKHGSWLETCNENKVNQPFAYQEDEQGVFSKPQRTIEYIGEITNGDAIVTTDVGQHQMWVAQYYPFKDHGQLVTSGGLGTMGFGIPAAIGAKLAEPDKTVICFVGDGGFQMTNQEMAILEEYNLDIKIVIVNNGTLGMVKQWQDKFFNKRFSHSVFNGQPNFLKIAEAYNVKGYIVDDPAQLEQQIDAAFQHDGPALIDVRISPIEPVTPMVPSGKANHEMEGLL
- the ilvN gene encoding acetolactate synthase small subunit yields the protein MRRTFRTKVRDKAGTLNRLTSIFVRRQFNIVTLSATPTLEEGISDITFVAEVPDTDVLRNLLQQLEKQINIIDVEDITETNTYNRELVLVKLQKPINQQDLQKVIKPYDALVSILKNEDEYTYLQASGPQYTMDNLLDDLSSYKIEQVSRTGSAALV
- the ilvC gene encoding ketol-acid reductoisomerase, yielding MTTVYYDQSVTKDALQGKKIAVLGYGSQGHAHAQNLKDNGYDVIIGIRHGRSFDKAKDDGFEVYPVNEAAKQADVIMVLLPDEIQGQVYKEEVAPNLEPNNALVFAHGFNIHFGVIQPPEDVDVFLVAPKGPGHLVRRTFAEGSAVPALFAVEQDASGEATDLALSYAKGIGATRAGVLETSFKEETETDLFGEQAVLCGGTTKLIQSGFETLVEAGYQPEIAYFEVLHEMKLIVDLMYEGGMENMRYSISNTAEFGDYVSGPRVITPDVKDNMKAVLEDIQKGNFSDRFIKDNENNFEEFHKLREEQHGHQIEAVGRDLREMMPFIKSKSIEK
- a CDS encoding 2-isopropylmalate synthase; translation: MSSHIQIFDTTLRDGEQTPGVNFSFDERLKIAKQLEKWGVDIIEAGFPASSTGSFKSVEAISRALTTTAVCGLARCVKKDIDAVYEATKEAAIPRIHVFIATSPIHRDSKLMMSKEEVLASIKEHVSYAKQYFDVVQFSPEDATRTEPSFLIECVQTAVDAGASVINIPDTVGFSYPKEYGQIFKTLQESITTNHEVIYSAHCHDDLGLAVANSMAAIENGAKRIEGTLNGIGERAGNTALEEVALGLYVRQDHYNNQTKINLEETKQTSDLIARFAGIRVPRNKAIVGQNAFSHESGIHQDGVLKNPETYEIMTPQLVGVKTTELPLGKLSGKHAFAEKLTALGYDVEPEDQKALFKQFKTIADKKKSVTDRDIHALIQGTEHEQNAIYKVETLQLQFVSNGLQSAVVVIKDKDGNTYQDSSIGTGSIVSVYNAVDRIFDRKTELIEYRIDSVTEGTDAQAEVHVQIKIDDQIVTGVGIDHDILLASCKSYVEAHAKYVANTHEEEGIHS